One genomic window of Nitrospiraceae bacterium includes the following:
- a CDS encoding helix-turn-helix domain-containing protein, with protein MEKALVRVDEAAAFLSVSRWTIYRWVDEGRLRATKIGKGSLRIFHESIVGLVYESQVDRNSAMSGAKRCAH; from the coding sequence ATGGAAAAAGCACTCGTTCGGGTTGACGAAGCTGCAGCGTTCTTGAGTGTCAGTCGGTGGACAATTTACCGGTGGGTGGATGAAGGGCGGCTGCGCGCCACGAAAATCGGCAAGGGCAGTCTCCGAATCTTTCATGAATCCATTGTGGGATTGGTTTATGAGAGTCAAGTCGATAGAAACAGTGCGATGTCGGGAGCGAAGCGCTGTGCACACTGA